One Novipirellula galeiformis DNA window includes the following coding sequences:
- a CDS encoding NADH:flavin oxidoreductase/NADH oxidase, which yields MTKLFEPLHLKEVTLRNRTAVSPMCQYSSEDGFPSDWHLVHLGSRAIGGAGLVMVEATAVSPEGRISPADSGIYTDGHVEPFAKIARFLKAHGAVAGIQLAHAGRKASASKPWEGDRHLANDEGGWDTIAPSPIAFGAKLTKLPQAMDLDDIRRVQTDFVRAAERALAAEFNYLEVHFAHGYLAHEFYSPLSNKRNDSYGGSFENRIRFMLETFTAVREVWPERLPLTVRLSVTDWLDGGVTIEESIELIRKLKAAGLDLLDVSHGFVTPDIDSVPWGPGFMIPIAGRIRNEADLPTTTSWSITEPQQAEQALQTNQVDMVMLGREFLRDPYWPYRAAEALGAEVATEILPVQYARAVN from the coding sequence CAATCGGACGGCTGTTTCACCGATGTGCCAATATTCATCCGAGGACGGCTTTCCCAGTGATTGGCATCTCGTGCACCTCGGATCTCGCGCCATCGGAGGCGCCGGCTTGGTGATGGTCGAGGCCACTGCGGTGTCGCCCGAAGGACGGATTAGCCCGGCCGACAGCGGCATTTACACCGACGGTCACGTCGAACCGTTTGCCAAAATCGCTCGCTTTTTAAAAGCACACGGCGCGGTGGCTGGAATTCAATTGGCTCATGCCGGTCGCAAAGCGAGCGCAAGCAAACCCTGGGAAGGGGACAGACACCTAGCGAATGACGAGGGAGGCTGGGACACGATCGCGCCGTCGCCGATCGCGTTTGGTGCGAAGCTTACCAAGTTGCCGCAGGCGATGGATTTGGACGACATTCGTAGGGTCCAGACCGATTTCGTTCGCGCCGCCGAACGGGCCCTGGCAGCTGAGTTTAACTATCTTGAAGTCCATTTCGCGCATGGATACTTGGCACACGAATTTTACTCGCCATTGTCCAATAAGCGGAATGATTCCTATGGCGGCAGTTTTGAGAACCGCATCCGATTTATGTTGGAAACATTTACCGCGGTGCGAGAAGTGTGGCCAGAACGTCTGCCGTTGACAGTTCGACTTTCGGTAACCGATTGGCTCGATGGGGGCGTCACGATTGAAGAGTCGATCGAATTGATTCGGAAATTGAAAGCCGCCGGCCTGGACCTGCTCGACGTCAGTCATGGATTTGTGACTCCCGACATCGACAGTGTTCCCTGGGGCCCAGGGTTCATGATTCCCATCGCGGGGCGAATCCGCAACGAAGCCGATCTTCCGACCACGACGAGTTGGTCGATTACCGAGCCACAGCAAGCCGAACAGGCCTTGCAAACGAACCAGGTCGACATGGTCATGCTGGGCCGCGAGTTCCTGCGGGATCCGTACTGGCCTTATCGCGCCGCTGAGGCACTCGGCGCGGAGGTCGCAACCGAGATCCTGCCGGTGCAATACGCGCGTGCGGTGAACTAA